One stretch of Portunus trituberculatus isolate SZX2019 chromosome 23, ASM1759143v1, whole genome shotgun sequence DNA includes these proteins:
- the LOC123507616 gene encoding proline-rich extensin-like protein EPR1, with product MASTLPSPSRLNLASTRTVRLLLFPIPKLPRSPSLMISIRTRHTRPTKNTPVHTRPTRNTPVHTRPTRNTPVHTRPTKNTPVHTRPTKNTPVHTRPTKNTPVHTRPTKNTPVHTRPTRNTPVHTRPTKNTPVHTRPTKNTPVHTRPTRNTQVHTRPTKNTPVHTRPTKNTPVHARPTQTILDHLKTPQTTADTHRPPQTPQITTDTSRPSQANPSPPQTNPSPPQSILVHSTPPQTTLVYSRAPQSNPEHARAPQTIPDYHRHTQTIPIHPRPPQSTPDHSRLPQTHPDHPSSPQTTPEHPSQSQTTLVHPRPTQSTLVTPDHTSSPQTTPD from the exons CCCTCGCTCCCCCTCGCTAATGATAAGCATAAGAACCCGCCACACCAGACCAACTAAAAACACCCCAGTCCACACCAGACCAACTAGGAACACCCCAGTCCACACCAGACCAACTAGGAACACCCCAGTCCACACCAGACCAACTAAAAACACCCCAGTCCACACCAGACCAACTAAAAACACCCCAGTCCACACCAGACCAACTAAAAACACCCCAGTCCACACCAGACCAACTAAAAACACCCCAGTCCACACCAGACCAACTAGGAACACCCCAGTCCACACCAGACCAACTAAAAACACCCCAGTCCACACCAGACCAACTAAAAACACCCCAGTCCACACCAGACCAACTAGGAACACCCAAGTCCACACCAGACCAACTAAAAACACCCCAGTCCACACCAGACCAACTAAGAACACCCCAGTCCACGCTAGACCAACCCAGACCATCTTAgaccacctcaaaacaccccagacTACCGCAGACACACATAGACCACCCCA AACACCCCAGATTACCACAGACACATCCAGACCATCCCAGGCCAACCCTAGTCCACCTCAAACCAATCCCAGTCCACCCCAGTCCATTCTAGTCCACTCAACCCCACCCCAGACCACACTAGTTTACTCCAGAGCACCCCAGTCCAATCCAG AACACGCCAGAGCACCCCAGACCATTCCAGACTACCACAGACACACCCAGACCATCCCAATCCACCCCAGACCACCCCAGAGCACCCCAGACCATTCCAGGCTACCACAGACACACCCAGACCATCCCAGTTCACCCCAGACCACCCCAGAACACCCCAGTCAATCCCAGACCACGCTAGTTCACCCCAGACCAACCCAGTCCACCCTAGTCACTCCAGACCACACTAGTTCACCCCAGACCACTCCAGACTAA